The stretch of DNA TGACCTAGTTTGTTAAAATCACTTTTAGcatggttttatttattaatatcaaATGCTTTGTTCTTCGtttttgcaaataaataatgtaagtTAAATCCCGATTTACACTTCGCTTAACAAACAGTTTAGCTTTTGCCCACACATATATCAACTTGTTCCTCTCGCTCCCTTCCAATCATTTGATATATTAGCTCCATTTCGGCTGCGATTGGCTTATCTGGCCACAAAGCCCAACCatttattatgtaatttagGCAGAGCATTAActgattgatttttaattcattCACTAATTCCCGCTTGATTGATTAACTCAAGGCACTAAATCACTGATTAATTACTCGGCTCGACTGGCGGCGAGCAGTTCCATTGATTGGCCCGCTAATTTGGCCATTCTGTCCCTTCACTTCGGTTTAGTTCTAGTCTAgaaaaaatactcacagtatCTCCAGCTCCACCAGTCCCTTGAAGGCGTGCTCATCCAGACAGGTGATCTGGTTGTTGTCCAGCTGAAGACTCCGCAGCGACTGGGCTCCCTTGAAGACGCGTCTTCCCACCGTGACGATGACATTGTTGGAGATGTCCCTGGAGGATTATAAATACCATATAAGTAAGGGATCCCAAAGCGAAGGGTAACGAGTGTCGACTACTATCGGCTACTTTGGAGTTTACTTACAATCGCAAAAGACTCGCTGAACTTGTCACTAAGTTTTCAGGAATTGCCTTTAGTCGATTGTTGTTTAGGCGTCTGATTGATTACAGTgttggatttgtttttttggtgttttgatttcgattttggtttttgatttggtttttggtttttttttggtgtagagACGAGCATTTTAGGTACGCAAAACGAAACGTAACGAAAGCAGAGAGAGACAAAGAACGGTAGAgatatgcaataaaaataaacaagaacgAAAACGGGAATCAGAtacaaaatgttaataattCAAACTAAATCTGGCATCAAgctaaattcaatttgcacGCTAGCTATATTCTAGgtctaagaaaaaatgtattgattAATTGATCCAATGTGGAGATCTTCAAAAATTGGTTAGTAGTGAGTTCAAAAATATCGTATCATGCAACTAGCATTATTAGGAGATATGttatataaatattctatTATAGGAATACTCACAGTCGCTCTAGAGAGACCAAATCTTGAAAGGAGTTCCTCTCGATCGTGTGGATCTGATTGTCCGTTAGTTGGCTGTGGAAAAATCAACGGGTTAATCGGCCAATTTTCGACTTAATGCACCATGATTTGAACTTACAGCATTCGCAACTTGGTCAGTCGCTGGAAATCCGTCTCGTATATCACGGTCAAATTATTGCCCTGCAACTCGCTGCGAATATAGATAAAGAAATTACGATTACAGAAATTGCATTAATTATGTTGCAAGGAAGGATGGATGCAACCCAAGAGGCACTCATACTGCACACACAGGgcgataattttttttaattgcttgTAAGACAAGAAGACAACAGCAATCTGAGATATGAATGCAGCTGCCAAAGGGAAAAACCAAGGGGGATCCCGAGCGAGAAAGAGTAAGAGATTTCCGCCGCTTGTTGCTGATAAcgaaaatatgatatttaatCATTGAACACGGGACGATTCGACGACTCCTCTCGCCAGAACTCGTTTCTCGCAGCGAAATACAGAGAATTTGTTACCTGTAGATGTCATAATGAAATGCAACCGAAAAAGAGATACAAAAGACTTAACTTAACCGTGTGCGCATGCGCAACCATCTACAGGCAGCCGACCAACAAACAAGTTGGTCTCAGCTGCTCACTTTTTGAGTAAGGTTCGTATGTTTCGAGACCCAGAGATCTCGGGGCCCGAACAACAGGTAGGAAGACCTTCGGCGACCCAAacgtaaaatattttctgtgcgGCTTAAGCCTTAATGAATCTCGCATCAAGTTGCCGATGGAGAAGAAGCAGCCTGCTCCTCGGTTCACCCATATAGTCTCCAGCCATCCACACATACACGTCTTTTTAATGAGCTTAATATCTCTTTGAGATGTGGGCATCTCTTGTGAAGATCCCACTGATTACAGCCGACCGACCAGAGTGACTACACGGGGAAAAATCTAACAATATTACATGATTATGATGGCCTAGTAACAAAAGTTAACTAATCTTTAGAGTTCcaaaattttataacatttttttactatttactatcttatttttctctctgtaaCACCAAACAGCACAAGTTAGTCGATAAGCATTTTCAATACGCTTTGTTTCGCTTTTGTTGGTGtgtagaaataaaaacaaaagtctTGCTTGTAGCCATCTAATtgccaaacatttttcaaacgcTTCTGGCGGTGGTTTTTatgtaatttgtttaaatcacTTTTGGTTCGAACGACAGGGCAGTATGCATAATTTTTGCCGTTTTCCCTGGCTTATAATTAAGCATTTAACTTCATTAGATGCGTGTGGGGCTGGCGATATAAAAGGCTTTTGTTGGTTTTCGCCCTCCGCTGCCAATTAGATGCCATCTTGGGGCTTGCTCTTTTGTGGCCAGGtggttctggttctggttccttttcccttttcgaAACCAAAAGAACCGAGGAGCAACATCAAAAGCAGCTGCCACTGCTGCCTCAGCTATAAATTAGTCGTTCTCAGGTGTGAAGGGCCACCACCTCCCACCAATCTAGGTAGCAAGACCCGAGAACCGAGACCCAAGACCCCCGTTTTCCACAAATTAgatatgcaaaaatgctgtCGTGTCAATTGAATCAACTGTGTGGGTGACTGGCAGCCTGTCAGCTTAGAACTCTTCTGTTCCTCGGGCTCTTCTACCGCTCACAGCCCCCTTTCTCCGCTCGGGGGCTTTGTAATTAAATGGCAATGACATGAGCGGGGCCATTCGCTCGGAAGGGGGGTTTGGGTTGGGGAGCACAATTTGCCAGAGCCCCAGTTTGCATTTGCCATTGTTTTTTGTTCGGGCTCCTCTATATATTCCTATTCCTATATACGTTCACATCGACAGGCCCAATAGTTGTGGGCATGTTCAATATTTGATGTATGCTTGTGTGCCGGGTTAGAAGGTTCTGCGCTAGGGTGTCTCAGGGTCTCGGGCTTAGTGTTCGGCAGCCATTTAATCCATGAAACCATTTTATATGCACATAATCGGAAGAAAATCGAATTTGCTAAACTTGAACGCAGATTAAGGAGACTTATGGTGGcataaactattttttcttGTGAACTTCTCTATCGGAATGAATATTTGAATCTTTAACTGCTAAGAAAATATATCTGCAGATTTATGTTCAATAGTTTTgccttttataaattaaatttcaaaacgtGATGGAGAAATTTGAGCTTTGTAATTCACTTAAATTCATACGTGCCACAGACAATGCGACTTAGAGCGGCTCGTCTGTATTCAATTTCATTGAAACAAAAGTATTTTTCACCTCTGGAGTCTTCCCCTGTTTGATGGCTTTGGGAATTAATTCCCCGCTTCTATATAATCTGTTGAAATCATAATTCCCCCAAGAGCCTTTCCATCACATCCTCACCTGGCTGTTgctttattttcttgttgATTCTTTTCCAGCCCCGCCTAAGCTCTACTTAAGACTCTTGACACATTCTCCGGCGCACTTTGACACCAGGAATCGAAATCTCATCTCTCCCAATGGAATGTCACTCAAAAAATAGGACATATATTATGCTTCGAGGGCCCTGAGACACCCTGTTTATGGGATAGTATGTGTTTTTCGTGCCCTGTTCGGTtctctattttaaaatgcaaatatgtCGTGCATGTTGATatgttttctgtttctgtttctgttggcTCACAGCTCGTTTCAGTGTTTTATATTACTCTCTGTTTTCAGCATTAAAAACGAATAAATACGAGAAatgcgaaaaataaaagagcgCAAACAACAGCAGCCAAATGTGTCCCTGAGCGCAGTTGCCAGCCATTCTGCCATTCAGCCAACCGAGTTGGCCCGACTGCTTATAACTGGGCTATAATGCTATAACGTTAAtgctgttgccgctgccgctgcaacTGCCTCTGCTGCTGCCCCTGATATCTGTTATTAATTTATGTAGAAAAACTGCAGCCACGACAGCGGGCTTTTGAGGCCGCTGAGGTTGCAGTTGAGAGGTGGAGGAGCCAGAGGAGGTGGTATTTTGCATACACTTGCTAATTGCCGGCGCGTTAATTTATGTGGCGACTGTGAGCGATGGACAGAGACGGAGATGGAGTCGGAATCGGATTCGGAATGGCCAGAGCCACTGCCACATTGGCTTAATGCATTCGACTCCGCAACATGCAACAATTATTGCCGCCTGGCCACTGATGCGCTTATGCGGCTCCTTCGGCGACAATTAATAAACTTAATGGCGATTTAATGTAAGCAGCTCGCAAAAGGAACAACTCtctttttcctggggcttggGTTCTGGTCATCGTCGTTCTCTGGACCCTCGAGACCCTCCTTTATCGCTATCGACACGACGACATGGTCatggctttatttatttccccaCACCAGGAATTCAAGAATCCTACAGACCAACTACCCTgaactgctgctgttgtttgcCTAtgctgatttttaaataaatacaagtaGGAAATCGGAACAATCCCGGCCAGCAGCGGGCGTGTGCGTCCGGGTCcggctttattattttaatagagTGTGCTCAATGTTTGAACAATTGGCAATGGGGAAGTGGAGGAAGGAAGGAAAGGGCATTCCATAATTGGAATTTGTCATGCAGCCAGAAGAAAGTATCCGAATGGCGGCGATCCTAACTAAACGAATCGAAATGGCTAGGTATCAatatggcaaatggcaaatggcaaacggGGACTTAACGGAAGTCTTTGTTGTCCCATGGGGGAAGTCTTACTGTCTTTCTGTTGGTTTTACGTCTGCTCAGATTGTTTGCATAATGGAATTTCAATATAATTGTGaatttaatattgatttaTGGCTGCATTTGAAAGGGAGGTGTGGTAATTGAATGATGAATACCGAGAATAAAGCACTCACATTTCAAAGTGATTTTTAAGTTGCAATCAATGAGGGGATTTAATGGGTCTGTTAGCCTTGAGTTGtaatatttccaagaaatTACCAATAATATTTAACCTCACATCTTTCTCAATCACACGTTAGGGTATTTATTTCGATTAATACTCACAGTCGCTCCACGTCCGCTGAGATTTTCCTGGGCACGGCGGTGAGTCCTCGGTGCGAACAGTCCACATTTAATCCCGTGCAGGAGCAGACCCTGGGGCACCTTGCCTCCGTGATGACGCCCACTCCGCCGCCGGGTATGTGGATGCCCACTGACCCCAGCCCGCCGCTGGACACCGCTGAGCTGCCGAAGCCACCGGAATAGGGTTCCGCGTGGACGACGAGCGCATCATGgcgcaggagcagcaggatcagGAAGGGTATCAGTACCCGGAAGGGTGGTGGCATCGACGACGTCGTCCTGGACGGCGTGGCCATTGTGGCACATTTATGAAGCAGCGGCAACGTGCCTAATTGAAAGTGTCCCCCGAATGCCAATCCACTTTGTCAACAGCAATCACCACTGGGTAAATATTTCGAAGGGGTCGGGGGAAAAAAAAGGATTGATGATGGCACTTTCACTTCACTGGTTTTCACTGTAAATCCTTTTTGCTCGAAGGCGGGGAAAACTCCGCTTTTCCTACGGCGGTACGCGGTACGCTCTTTTGCAGCCGTCGCGAACGCGCTTCTTGACCGAAGTGAGCGGCAGATGATGTCTTGTAACGGCGAGCGGTCGAAAAGTAACGAGTAGCGAGTGGCGAGTTACTctctttcttcttctttgtaaCTCCCTCCCGCAATCGTAGGTAGAATCGGAGACCGGGCGTCGTAGGTAGAACACCAAGTTAGGTAGCAGGAAATGCacttttcctttcctttgtTTCGGGTATCTCTCCTCCAAATGCTATCTGGTATCTTGCGGATACTGCACTTGGCTGTCAGCAGCTAAAACGGACCGAGAGCGGCAGCaacttcatcatcatcagcatcgccggcagcagcagcagctcgggGGCATCGCAGCGACCTGCTGAGCGCATCTGCAACGAGAGATTGGGAAAGAATGAAGAATGTGTCGGGGAAATCATGAAAAATTATCTATAAATTCGGCAAGGCATCGGCAACAGCAGGAAATTGCCATTGACTGAGCGTTTAAATATAGTTCCCGTGCGCTTCTGcgatgtatatttattttactttaaagcTACACATACTTATATATACGAAGAAGTTGAGTGGCAGAAGTTGGAGGTACGAAAACTCAACTGTCGTCTGTAATGCCATGATATATTGCTTGGCCACAAATTAGCTCctctctcttttttattttttttttctttttgaggaAAAACCATCCCCTGAAACACCTGTCGGAATGAGCGGTAGCAACGACCACTAATCACCTCCAGAAAACTACAATTATCAGTTGTTTGGATGGCATATGGTGTGTTTTTCTGGGGGAAAATTCCGTATCAACAAGTAAACATGGGAATATTAAGAAAGAGTTTTTATTTGGATAAACATGAATGAATGATTATATTGTCAGGGCGCTTcgatatataaaatacaagtaatttccaatttttctataattttgtgaactaaaactAAGAAATTATCATTCTGGGAAGCGGATTCAGTAATTATTGAGGTCTGTAGTATTAggcttttgcttttctttAAGGTAACgcataaatcatatttaaaatccaaatttcCTCGGGCCAAAGTTGACTTAGTTCCATTTGAAATGACTATATTGCCCTAACCTACCAGAACTGAGGAACTATGCTATCTGGAAGCTCATCTAGTAATTACTCGCATCTGTAATCTCTGGGCTTCCGCTTTTCGATTCCTCTGGGGAACTCACAAATCATATTTAAGAGCACTCTGGCCCAATTAAATCTCTGGTTTCTTCTAATGACcctctgctgctgttgctgtttcaGTTTCTTCTGCCCTCTCAAGTGCCAGTCTTCATTTACATTCCCCAGGCTAActattcagattcagattcgaTCTATATTTGGCTCTGTGTGGTCTGTCATCTCTTTCGCTCGCTGTCTCGCCATCTCTTTCGCTGCTGGTCTGTCATGTTGTGTACTTAATTTGCAAATTGACATGTTTAAGGCACTCCATCCAGTTCGCTCGTTCGTTGCTTCTGctattaattgtttaaattaacaTTTGGATAAATGACAGCCGCGATTGATGCCTCCGACTGCCAGAAGAATATTTCGGTTATTGGATAACTGGAGTAATCAGCATTGGGCTGTCAAAAATCGCTTTCCCCGATATATCCATATATCTTGCTCTGTTTTCACTTAACTGGCAATCAACTTTAACTCAATTGAATGTCAAACGTAATTTGAGCAAGCTTTCCTCCATACAAACGGAATGCATATTATACACACATGAAAGTGTGCGGAGAAGAAGAGAACTGAACCTATCAAGAGCAGGCATGGGGGCctttaatcaaaaatttatCATATAGGGGGGCTGTCCCCTTTTTTCCCTGCGAAGCTCTGAAAGTCtggaggaaatattttttgaacggCAGCAAAGGCATGCCTTTCACATCACGGAAATTGCGGGggtgtgtatatatatgtatgctcAAAAGATGTAATCACTGCATTGTCACCCGGCCGAAGGATTTGCTCCTCCATCCTGCAGCTCATCCTGTTCATCCTGCTCGGTTATGCCATTGCTATGCTCCTGCCTTGAGGGAATCTCCACCTCATAGTCGGCTCATATGAAACATAAATCAGTGAAATTCTATACATGCCACTGATTGTCTACTCTTTTGCTCCAGTACTCCTCCTTTGCTCACTCCCCCcctgtacatacatatagccCAACAAATTCCGAAGCAAATTCAATGCATGCCAATAACTCGTTCTTCTTGGGCCCAAGATGCGGATGCCCAAGAATCCGGGGAGTGGACGGAGGCTTATAGGCAAGAGGCCCGCTTCGAAGTCCAACTAAAACTGGAAATTGCCAGTGGTCGTTGGTCTAGAGTGCCAACGAATTAAGCTAAGCCaggaaaacaacaataatttGATACCAAGAAGAATCCAAGGCACTCAATATCAATTTAGTTGAGAGTTATAACCAGAAAGTGATTTGtgtttgcaaattaaatgggCAACACGGAGCCAGGGTAGATTTCCAATTAGAATTTGAGGTATAATGCAAATTTCCACATTAACAGAAATTATAAACTAATATTTATCTAGAAATATTCCGAATTTCCTACAATTAATGTTGTCTGAATTTTGCCACCAACTGTTTTGTACAAGATAATTTCACCAACATTTCCCAGTTAAATAAACACATTAAATTttggcataaatatttatttagacgtaattaaaatatgtgtTGAACTAAATTGCATTTCTTATTTGGCCCCATTTCTGTGATTTGATGATTATATTCCACTTATTATTATGAGCAGAAATGGTTATTTTAATGCATAAACAATGACCGTTAGCAGGGTTTTTCAAATGGGCACTTGGCATATTAAATGAAATCGATGTCGTTTGCAGAAATCCAAACAACCCAACCCAATAAACAACCCACCCGCACATTGTACTCTAAAATCTAACGATTTTTCCAACCCCATCACCCCACACTTTTCACTCTTTTTACTGCCATTTGGTCTGACAGTCAGGAGATAAGACCAAGACTTTTGCCAGAGAACTATTCAAATAGAGCCGGGCACAAATAAACCCGACACATAGGCACATAGATAGAATGTCATCTGCTGCTCAGAAGAAATCTCAGGCTGGACTAAGAGAGACGTCTGCAGATTAATGACGCGACCTCGCACCAACTGAAACAATAGATTTATGGTAGATGGAGGAGGCGCCCGGCTCAATCTGCCGAGAGTCGCCGCCCGGAGGCTCTTGTGGATTTTCCAATAAATTACGCTTAAGTATGCACTTAATTCAAATAATGCCACTGGGGAGAGGGGTTGCCCTCaagtgatttgtttttttgtggcttacACGACGGAGTGGTTAGTGGAGAGCGGCGAATCCCTCTTGGGGAGGTGGACTCTGTTTGTCCATTGCCTATGACATGTGTCAAAATCTCTTGCTCTGGTACTCCCCCCTATCCCCTACCATCCCATCGCTAGACAGAAACAGAGATAAGCCATATCAAAGTTGGAGACCTCCGCCCACCGAGGGATTAAGCTGAAGTCAGCGTGGCCCAAAGTCAAACATGTCGAGCTGAAGATGGAGTAAATGTCGGGGGTCTTAATCAATGGGAGCAGTACAGaaaaaaatcacaataaaTACGGGGAAACTGTTGACAAAGCAGAAACGGGAAAACAAAGTGCAAACAATCAATATATCAGATGGAAATGGAGATGGAGCTCGAGATGAAGACCCAGACAACTATTTGGAATTTCTGCCCACTCCCTAAAACAGGTTcaccctaaaaaaaaaaaaaacatagagCTTTGTGGGGCTAGCCAATTCCAATGCCCAGACATGAGACCCTCAATTAGTGCTCAAGTATCCAACGATTATGGATCTATAAAATGTtgaaaactgaaataaaaCAGAAACGGACTGTCAAAGTGGAAAGATCTCAAccataattatattatacagAGGTTCTAAATGATAATTATCAGTAAAAAGAAGAATCAAAAACAGATATCAATTACGGTCTAAGGGAACAGGAAAGATCTGTCAAATGTAAATGATAATTTCAAGCGTAGATAATCGAGATTGTATCTTATGATATGGGGACTGAGCAGACTGGCGATATAATCGACAATTTACAGcacatcaaaatattttcccaattTCCTTCTCAGCGATTCTCCACGCAGCTGATCGTCATCATCGTCTTTCTACTTTCGTGCTTTGGCATTTCCGCAGCTTCTTTATTTCCCACCCCCACTCCCCAAGAATGTCATGTTAAGGAACATGTCCGAAAGAAAGAGTTCCGAGGTCCAGTGCTCAATGCCCAATGAATTGTATTACAATgagaaaagaaataataataaaatcagaGGAAAAGGCAGTACAAAGCACAGTTCCAATAGGGACTTGTCCAAGCCGGAAGTGTCGCATACTTTTACGGATACACCGACTTAATTATGCGCATAAAATGtaagaacaacaaaaacagcatcCCCATTCAGaggcagaagaagaagaaaaaggaggAGCAGCGGGCAATGTCGGGCTTGAAATGACAAAACACAAACATTAATTGCTCCACATTCACATCCACGTTCGTATTCTGAAgcggaggcggcggaggaAAATCAGATGGATGGAATGGTCCCTCGGATTCAAGGGGACCGGGGGGAGGCGTACATATGCTCAGGGGACTGACTGCCGTTTTCCCCCAGGAGTTGAGTGGAAAAGAAAGCGAACAGGGTAGCGAAAGGTGCACTGCGAGAaacccaagaaaatgcaggTTTCCTTGAAtaggtaataaaataattgcattttattgaACTTCCAAGTTAACTATTGCATTAAGCACTAATAATTTATCAGTGATAAATTAAGAACGGTGATTTGGAGGCAttggttttttatattttttaaatatacccaATGATATCATTTATTACTGgctaatatataatttacgtaagagcaaaatatattttaaatacagcTCGGGTGCTGCCGTAAGCAATCCAGTTCAAATGTACCATATACTCTCCCTCCGGAAAAGGTAAAATATTAGTCACTCGATGATTTACCGATGATGCAGTTAATTTTTCCAGCACAAGGTCAtgctaagaaaatattatttaaaataacattgcctttttctttaacttttTATACGAAATACTAACACTGTAGGGACAAGAATGATTTAAGTTGGAAAATTCCTTAAATGAATCGTAAAAGAAACCAGCAATGGGATTGGACTTTTGATTCTTGAAGAATTTACAGGCATCCACTGTTATATTGTAGAGAAATGGCTTGTATCCGTTGAGTCGTTGGTAAAGTGCACCATTTACCTAGGTAACAATTTTAGATTCTTTCGAACACAAGAATATCGCATACCTTAGCATTGGTGACAGGAAGCTTTAACAATTTGACTCTAAGGGAAAAGTATTTATATGTCCGGTTCACAGACTTCAAATGGCAATAGTCAAAAGTGCAAAAATCCTTATCCACCGATTCACACTTAATATTCTTGAATTCGACCAAAGAATGTGTCTAAAATGTAAGTTAACAGCGGTTAATTTAGGACTTCTTTAGCTGATTTTATCTACTTACATCACTGAACAATTGCATGATCAGTATAAAATTGAGTAGTAGCTTTATTTTTAGTCCCATCATAAAGCATCGCTGATCACAAgaatactaatttaaaaatgcaaattgtgtTGACTTATATTTAATGTCCACTGATCACTTATCAATTTAAAtgggaacattaaaatcaaaaataatttaaaatgtcattAGAATCATCAATCTCATATAGTTTATTTCAATTGAACAGAATATATTATTTCTCTCTTGACTCTGTAAATTAACCTTTCTCCTGATCAAAGAGAATATACCGAAAAGAAATTTTTCGTAGAAATGTTTCCACATTTAACCTTTTTTCAGTTTCACcaattggatttatttttagaaatttggcCCATGAAAGGCGCAGTTCTCCAACAACTTTTTATTAATCTGATTAATTCCTGCTTCTGGGCATACAATTCCATCCCCCTCTAATTTTCGTTGTTCAAGAGAGCGTAAGCTGTGCTTTTCACCCATTTTCTGTGAGTGTAATCAGAGCGACTCCATTCAGAGAAGCggcttataatttattaatctaTGCATAGAGCCCAACAAACACTCGTACTCGACTCGTAATTCCCCCGTCCTGTCCTCTACCGGCCTGTCCCTCAACTTTCCCCACTTTCGAGTGGTGGAAGAGTGGAAGGTGTCGGCAGCTCTTCGTCAGACAGTCCGTCGCATAGCCATATAGCCTGAATATGCGGACCACTACATGTCACTTTAATCTCTTAGAAGTGTCACTTTTGCAGCTCTCCAAGTGTGGCTGCCGTTTGGGTTTGTTTGGGTTATGTTTGGGATCTTTTCAGGGTCCAACGAAAGGGGTTTCGGGGGCGTTGTAAACAATGTGCTGTTAtagttgaatttgaattttcattttgataaGCAACAAAAAGGCATAATCACACATCAAATTGCATGCTGGAGGGGATTGGAATTGGGAGTGCTATCCAAGGCGAACCTTATGGTAATGAAGTGTAGCAGCTGTTTTTGAGTTGAATTTGAATAAAGCGATTGCAGGGGGATGGCTGGGATGGATGCCCGCTGCCTCTGATTTACATttgatacagatacagatacagatacagaggGACCCGAGACCTGACTACTTGAACAATCAGATTCAATTTGTGCCACGCAttcgttttcatttcgttttcgttttcttgaTCTGCCCCCAACAAGTGATGATGACGATCAAGTGTACAACTCGGTCGCAGTCCCTCAGCAGATTATGCTCTATTTGATTTAGGCttggattttattattatgattttccttttttccctgtttgGTGGCTTTATTATTACAATGGCGCCTCGAGTGCCGAAACGCAATCTTCATTTATCTCGTATTTATCTTTATCTCGACTGTGTGGGCTCATCATCGAAATGGACAAATACAAAGCTCGGGCATTATTTAGTTTGTCGCTCTCCGGTGTCTCCGGTTTCAACTTGTTTTCGAGGCTACCATAATAAACAGCCCCACCTGcggcactcgcacacacacatcattTCCAtgtaaaaaagttataaaatgtttcacaaatccataaaacgaaaaaaacacaaaaaaaccgaaagggAGAATCCGAGGCGTACGCTAGTTCCACCCAATCCCCTAACCCCTGTCCAATCCCATTCCATCCCATCGGAATCCCAGGTGCAATGCGTGTTGCAGTTGAGCTCTTCTGCGATGTAGTTTTGTTTTCATCTCGGCTTTTGTTTTCCGCATTTCGGGTCAGGTAGACCAGGCCAGACCAAACCAGACCAAACCAGACCAGACCGTAGCGTCTTCCTCGCTGTTGCCCCTAAAAGCCTTCGCATTGTTCTCCGGCCAGGAGAAGTGAAATATGTTGCTGCGTGGATGCTGCATCACCGGGATTAGGACAGGTAAGGTTGTAAATTTCACCAGCCACGAGAGTCGCCCCTGGAGTCAAAAGGTTGACGAGTAAATGCGAAGACACGGGACTAgggat from Drosophila takahashii strain IR98-3 E-12201 chromosome 2R, DtakHiC1v2, whole genome shotgun sequence encodes:
- the LOC108066238 gene encoding uncharacterized protein, with amino-acid sequence MQLFSDVNGALYQRLNGYKPFLYNITVDACKFFKNQKSNPIAGFFYDSFKEFSNLNHSCPYSHDLVLEKLTASSVNHRVTNILPFPEGEYMVHLNWIAYGSTRAVFKIYFALT